Proteins encoded together in one Miscanthus floridulus cultivar M001 chromosome 16, ASM1932011v1, whole genome shotgun sequence window:
- the LOC136510596 gene encoding uncharacterized protein, whose translation MMPYALRRLFATILVFCEPSDVFRLWEKHKEAMSEDYMRNNQSTFMVEHMVLMDIQKLLQSIQKDIKMYPLLISMTHMMPLRDIPREIFEEASIEANEDDVVLLDTLNKEQRATYDEIMSSVDNEDGGLFFVDGPGGTEKTYLYRALLATIRSHKKITVAIATSGVTASIMPGGRTAHSHFKIPLTIDNGAFYTFMKQSGTAKLLQASSLIIWDEASMIKRQSVEALDNSLHDIMDRPELSFGGKTVMFGGDFRQVLPVVWRGSSAQVVGASLCMSYLCDSMRHLKLVCNMRAKSDPWFAEYLLRVGGGSEEATIDDEICLPHDICVSHTGEDSDLDTLIDYIFPNLNANMSSKDYITS comes from the coding sequence ATGATGCCATATGCGCTGCGAAGGCTCTTTGCAACAATATTGGTATTTTGTGAGCCCAGTGATGTGTTTAGACTATGGGAGAAACACAAGGAAGCAATGTCAGAGGACTACATGCGCAATAATCAATCCACCTTCATGGTGGAGCATATGGTCCTCATGGATATTCAAAAATTGCTACAATCAATACAGAAGGATATAAAGATGTACCCACTCCTGATATCGATGACACATATGATGCCTCTTCGTGATATTCCTAGAGAGATTTTTGAGGAGGCTAGCATTGAGGCTAATGAGGATGATGTGGTTTTATTAGACACCCTTAACAAGGAGCAACGGGCTACATATGATGAGATCATGTCCTCGGTTGATAACGAGGATGGGGGTCTCTTCTTTGTGGATGGTCCTGGTGGGACCGAAAAGACTTATCTGTATAGAGCACTTCTCGCTACTATACGTAGTCATAAAAAGATTACTGTGGCAATAGCTACATCTGGTGTCACAGCCTCAATAATGCctggtggtagaaccgcccactcGCACTTCAAGATTCCCCTCACTATTGATAATGGGGCCTTTTATACCTTCATGAAACAGAGTGGTACTGCCAAGCTGCTTCAAGCATCATCTCTCATTATTTGGGATGAGGCTAGCATGATAAAGAGGCAGTCCGTCGAGGCGCTGGACAATAGTCTCCATGATATAATGGACCGACCAGAGCTGTCGTTCGGGGGGAAGACCGTGATGTTCGGTGGAGATTTCAGACAGGTTCTTCCTGTTGTTTGGAGAGGGTCGAGCGCTCAGGTGGTCGGTGCCTCACTATGTATGTCGTACCTTTGTGATTCCATGCGACACCTAAAACTGGTGTGCAATATGAGGGCAAAGAGCGACCCGTGGTTTGCAGAATACTTGTTGCGCGTCGGTGGAGGATCTGAGGAGGCAACTATTGATGATGAAATCTGTCTTCCTCATGATATATGTGTATCGCACACCGGGGAAGATAGTGACCTTGATACTCTAATTGACTACATATTCCCTAACCTCAATGCGAATATGTCAAGCAAAGATTATATCACCTCTTGA